CATATAGCTCAACAATTTTCTCGGCTGTTTTACGACCAATCCCTTTGAAATGGTCACTAGAAAAATACTTGACTAGACCAGCAGAAGTGGGCTTGCTGCGTTCGTAGCGCGTGATTTGCAGCTGCTGACCGTATTTGGGATGGGTGACCAGATTGCCATAGAAACGATAATCCTCCCCCTCAATGACATCGGCAATCGTTCCGGTCACAATGATGTCATAATCGTCATAGTCTGCGTCTGTTTCCTCAATTTCGAGGAGCAGGATTTTGTAAAAATTGCTAGGATTTTCAAAAATGATCCGGTCAATGGTGCCGGTAAAATAAACTTCGTTCATAGAGAATATTTCCTAAAATAGTGAAAAAAGAAGTTTGGAACAGTGCTCCAAACTTGTTTGTGTTATACTCAATGAAAATCAAAAATAGCCTAGGAAACGAAGTTGATGATAGAACTCTGTTACTGTCTTGTTTCAAGGTAACAGGCTGAAAAGCTCCACCGGAGCTTTTCACTCATCAAGGCTCTTGACAACGGATAGTTTTGATTTTCGAAGAGTATTAATCAACAGTTCCAATTCGATTGACAGGCCACATGCGGAAGACAACTTCGCCCTTGATACTGTCGCGCGCGAAAGTTCCTACGCTACGGCTATCTAAAGATACTAGGCGGTCATCACCTAAGAGATAGTATTGTCCTTCTGGTACTGTAAGGCTGAAATCAACAGAACCATTGGCATCCTGTGTAAAGGCTTGGGCAGTTTGGGCAACGGCTTGGAATTGTTTGTTGTAAGCATATTCTTCTTGCAATTTGTCCTTTTGAAAGGCTGCTAAGTATTCATCAAGATAGGGTTCATCCACTTCCTGCTCGTTGATATAGAGGACATCATTTACATAGCGAATGGTATCACCCGGCATGCCGACCACCCGTTTGACAATGAGTTTTTCCTTGCCATCGCTATCTATTTCGCTGGCCACGACAATATCAAAACGATCTATGGATGTGGTTTTGAACATTACTAACTTTTCTTGGTGTTGGAGAGTAGGATCCATAGAATGACCATCAACGGATACAGGGTCCCACAAGAAGTAGCGACTAGCAAAGAGAGCGATCATAAAGAGAATGAGTGTCCCCCATTCAGCTAAGAAGGCTATGAAGCCTCGTCTTTTTCCCATATTTATTCCTCATTTCACTAATTTTTGTGCTTTTTGCGTATTGGCAAAGTGGAGCTTGGCAGTTTGGTTTAGGCCTGCCAGACCATATTCTTTTAAGATGCTGGCTGCGACATGGTCGGATTTGCTTCCAGCTCCGGAAGGTAGGTTTCTGCCTACCAGTTGACCAAGCTGGGTAAGGTTCTCTAAAAACATACTTCTTGCAATGATAGAAGATACTGCTACAGCCAGGTACTTGCCCTCAGCCTTTTCTTCCAAGGTCACTGGATTAGCAAATTGATTGGCTTCTTTCTTTAGATATTTTTGATAATTTTGGCTAGAAGTAAAGGCGTCAATGACAATCTTCTCAGGCTGGACACCCTTTTGCAAGAGTAGGAAAATAGCCTGATTGTGTAGGGCGACCTTGACAGACACCGCATTGTAGCCCTGCTCGATGACCTCATTGTATTTTTTGGGTGACAATAGCAGAGCTTGGTGGGGGATTTTCTCTTTTAAGAGAGGGGCGATTTGGCAGATCTTTTGGTCTGTCATTTTTTTGGAATCATCCACGCCAAGCGACTTGAGAAAGGCATGGTCTTCTGGGCGAACAAAACTGGCAACCACTGCTAAACCACCAAAATAAGACCCGTTTCCAACTTCATCGGTACCAATCATGGGCAGGTTTTGACCAGGCGTGGTCGTCTGTCCAGAGTTTTCTGGCTCATAACCCCAGCGCCTTGCTTCCTGCTCTGCCATTTCCCCCTGAAAAACGACCTTGCCTGAAGTATAGATGGACAGGCTGGCTCCAGTCAGTTTGAAAAATGCTTCTATATAGGGATTTTTACTGGCCTGACGATAGCGGTCGTAGTGGGCTAGCATGGCCTGTTTCTGCTGGGCAGATGGCTGTAGTACAAGAGTATTCATGTCCTTATTGTATCACAAATGCAGGTTAGAGTGTGCAGAAAAGGGTGGTTTTTACTATAATAGTGAGAGAAAGTGAGGAAGACGATGGAAGAACAAGTACAGTACAAGTGGGCGACCTTGGGAACAGGTGTTATCGCCAATGAATTGGTG
The nucleotide sequence above comes from Streptococcus sp. 29887. Encoded proteins:
- the lepB gene encoding signal peptidase I, with the protein product MGKRRGFIAFLAEWGTLILFMIALFASRYFLWDPVSVDGHSMDPTLQHQEKLVMFKTTSIDRFDIVVASEIDSDGKEKLIVKRVVGMPGDTIRYVNDVLYINEQEVDEPYLDEYLAAFQKDKLQEEYAYNKQFQAVAQTAQAFTQDANGSVDFSLTVPEGQYYLLGDDRLVSLDSRSVGTFARDSIKGEVVFRMWPVNRIGTVD
- the rnhC gene encoding ribonuclease HIII, whose translation is MNTLVLQPSAQQKQAMLAHYDRYRQASKNPYIEAFFKLTGASLSIYTSGKVVFQGEMAEQEARRWGYEPENSGQTTTPGQNLPMIGTDEVGNGSYFGGLAVVASFVRPEDHAFLKSLGVDDSKKMTDQKICQIAPLLKEKIPHQALLLSPKKYNEVIEQGYNAVSVKVALHNQAIFLLLQKGVQPEKIVIDAFTSSQNYQKYLKKEANQFANPVTLEEKAEGKYLAVAVSSIIARSMFLENLTQLGQLVGRNLPSGAGSKSDHVAASILKEYGLAGLNQTAKLHFANTQKAQKLVK